A part of Abditibacteriota bacterium genomic DNA contains:
- a CDS encoding alpha-mannosidase — protein MPATVNLMQRANRQLLNTLHQKAYRVVGEPLGIEVYRSAEPLSFEERTRGERLVLRKGDSWGKLFDCGWFHFTGQVPAEAAGCDVVLLIDVSGEGCVVDRDGVPQMGITNKASDFDRSHGEPGKRVYPMFLPASGGETVDLWMDAGLNDLFGRVHDNGAILEADIAIRNNTLLALYYDVEVLEELSRVLPQNRARACYIRETLYEVATRMTEFTEEEALWARETLKPCLEAKGGDTALTLSAIGHSHLDLAWLWPVRETKRKGARTFATVLHYMDLYPDFQFVQSQAQLYDWIRKEHPALYAKVKARAAEKRWEPNGSMWVEPDCNMPSGESFVRQFLYGQRFFRDEFGKYCDVCFLPDTFGYSAALPQILRGVGVRYFTTQKMSWNSVNRFPYQSFVWQGLDGSRVLAHMLPEQNYLSSAMPRAIKMNEENYYEKGKSSHALMLFGIGDGGGGPGEEHLERIKRQLNMPEQIPIVQETTSDFFAKLAREEDRLPCWTGEMYLEYHQGTLTTQARNKKWNRRMELSLRDAELLGVMAETLAGTAYPAGELEEIWKETLLYQFHDILPGSSIGRVYDESRARYEIMDGRLADIKRERLRSIGSRIDTSGCKKPVAAVNTLSFDRSALVKRGGEWLRVSAPALGWRIQEARPADYAAPSASDSCLENELVRVELNPGGSLTIYDKEAGRYATGEAARLIVHEDSNDAWDMYHDYDRRKSYYPELTESAVYTDGPTAVCRQTYRFNESVITRTITVTAGSKRVDISARADWKENMKMLRSLTEISVHTDHARSEIQFGNIKRPNHLNTSWDTARFETCAHKWIDMSDRSYGVSIINDCKYGHRALGNTVSLNLLRATTYPDTAADRAVHTWSYALYPHRGDYAEGDVVREAYGFNVPLQVYDMDVHEGALPAEQSFAVTSSPAVLIDTVKKAEDGDGIVIRMYESCETSGAFTLKPGFGFKKAWLCDLLERPVEELEVTGGAVALTASPFKVISVLFK, from the coding sequence ATGCCCGCCACTGTAAATCTGATGCAGCGAGCCAACCGGCAGCTGCTGAATACACTGCACCAAAAGGCCTACCGGGTCGTAGGCGAGCCTCTGGGCATAGAGGTCTATCGTTCCGCGGAGCCCCTGAGCTTTGAGGAGAGGACCCGGGGAGAAAGACTGGTCCTCCGCAAGGGCGACAGCTGGGGCAAGCTGTTTGACTGCGGCTGGTTTCATTTCACCGGGCAGGTCCCCGCTGAGGCCGCCGGCTGCGACGTGGTCCTGCTCATAGACGTGAGCGGCGAGGGCTGCGTGGTGGACCGGGACGGAGTCCCTCAGATGGGCATCACCAACAAGGCCTCGGATTTTGACAGGAGCCACGGGGAGCCCGGCAAGAGGGTGTATCCCATGTTTTTGCCCGCCTCCGGCGGCGAAACGGTGGACCTGTGGATGGACGCGGGTCTCAACGACCTGTTTGGCCGGGTCCACGACAACGGCGCCATACTGGAGGCGGATATAGCCATCCGCAACAACACGCTGCTGGCCCTGTATTATGACGTGGAGGTGCTGGAGGAGCTGAGCCGGGTGCTGCCTCAGAACAGAGCCCGGGCCTGCTATATCAGGGAGACCCTGTATGAGGTGGCCACCCGGATGACCGAGTTCACCGAGGAGGAGGCCCTGTGGGCCAGGGAGACCCTGAAGCCCTGTCTGGAAGCCAAAGGCGGCGACACTGCCCTGACCCTGTCGGCCATAGGCCACTCGCATCTGGACCTGGCCTGGCTGTGGCCCGTGCGCGAGACCAAGCGCAAGGGGGCCCGCACCTTTGCCACGGTGCTCCACTACATGGACCTCTATCCCGACTTTCAGTTCGTGCAGAGCCAGGCCCAGCTCTATGACTGGATCAGGAAGGAGCATCCCGCCCTGTATGCCAAAGTGAAGGCGAGAGCCGCGGAAAAGAGATGGGAGCCCAACGGCTCCATGTGGGTGGAGCCCGACTGCAACATGCCCTCCGGCGAATCCTTCGTGCGGCAGTTCCTGTACGGCCAGAGATTTTTCAGAGACGAATTCGGCAAATACTGCGACGTGTGCTTCCTGCCGGACACCTTCGGCTATTCCGCCGCTCTGCCCCAGATACTCAGGGGCGTGGGGGTCAGATACTTTACCACCCAGAAGATGAGCTGGAACTCTGTGAACAGATTTCCCTATCAGTCCTTTGTCTGGCAGGGGCTTGACGGCAGCCGGGTGCTGGCCCATATGCTGCCGGAGCAGAACTATCTGTCCTCGGCTATGCCCAGAGCCATCAAGATGAACGAGGAAAACTATTATGAAAAGGGCAAGTCGTCCCACGCCCTCATGCTGTTTGGCATAGGCGACGGCGGCGGCGGTCCCGGCGAGGAGCACCTGGAGAGGATCAAGCGCCAGCTCAATATGCCGGAGCAGATACCCATCGTGCAGGAGACCACCTCGGACTTCTTTGCCAAGCTGGCCCGCGAGGAGGACCGGCTGCCCTGCTGGACCGGGGAAATGTATCTGGAATACCATCAGGGGACTCTGACCACCCAGGCCAGAAACAAGAAGTGGAACCGCAGGATGGAGCTCTCCCTGAGAGACGCCGAGCTCCTGGGCGTCATGGCCGAGACCCTGGCCGGGACGGCCTATCCCGCCGGGGAGCTGGAGGAGATATGGAAGGAGACCCTGCTCTATCAGTTCCACGACATACTGCCCGGCAGCTCCATAGGCAGAGTGTATGACGAATCCCGGGCCCGATACGAGATAATGGACGGCCGTCTGGCCGACATCAAACGGGAGAGGCTGCGCTCCATAGGCTCCCGCATAGACACCTCCGGCTGCAAAAAGCCGGTGGCGGCGGTGAACACCCTGTCCTTTGACAGGAGCGCTCTGGTGAAGCGCGGCGGAGAGTGGCTGAGGGTGTCCGCCCCCGCTCTGGGGTGGCGCATCCAGGAGGCCCGGCCCGCCGACTACGCCGCTCCCTCCGCCTCCGACAGCTGTCTGGAGAACGAGCTCGTCAGAGTGGAGCTGAACCCCGGGGGCTCCCTGACCATATACGACAAGGAAGCAGGCAGATACGCCACCGGCGAAGCGGCCCGGCTCATAGTCCACGAGGACTCCAACGACGCCTGGGATATGTATCACGACTATGACAGACGCAAGTCCTACTATCCCGAGCTGACGGAGAGCGCCGTATATACCGACGGTCCCACCGCCGTGTGCCGGCAGACCTACCGTTTCAACGAGTCCGTCATCACCAGGACCATCACGGTCACTGCGGGCAGCAAGCGGGTGGACATATCCGCCCGGGCGGACTGGAAGGAAAATATGAAGATGCTCAGGAGCCTGACGGAGATCAGTGTGCACACGGACCACGCCAGGTCCGAGATACAGTTCGGCAACATCAAGCGGCCCAATCATCTCAATACCAGCTGGGATACGGCCCGGTTTGAGACCTGCGCCCACAAGTGGATAGATATGAGCGACCGCAGCTACGGCGTCAGCATCATCAACGACTGCAAATACGGGCACAGGGCTCTGGGCAACACCGTCAGCCTGAACCTGCTGAGGGCCACCACCTATCCGGACACGGCGGCAGACAGAGCCGTCCACACCTGGTCCTACGCCCTGTATCCCCACAGGGGAGACTATGCGGAGGGCGACGTGGTCCGGGAGGCCTACGGCTTCAACGTCCCTCTGCAGGTGTACGATATGGACGTCCATGAGGGCGCGCTGCCGGCGGAGCAGTCCTTTGCCGTCACCTCCTCGCCGGCGGTGCTCATAGATACGGTCAAGAAGGCGGAGGACGGAGACGGCATCGTGATACGTATGTACGAATCCTGCGAGACCTCCGGAGCCTTTACCCTGAAGCCCGGATTCGGCTTCAAAAAGGCCTGGCTGTGCGACCTGCTGGAAAGACCTGTGGAAGAGCTGGAGGTCACCGGCGGCGCCGTGGCCCTGACGGCCTCGCCCTTCAAAGTGATCAGCGTCCTCTTCAAATGA
- a CDS encoding electron transfer flavoprotein subunit beta/FixA family protein: protein MNIAVCIKQVPGTTEVRINPETNTLVREGVETQINPFDLYALEEAVRIKEQRAKEGAETAVTVVTMGPPQADSALREAISLGADKGVLLCDRAFAGADTWCTSFALSLACKRLEADLVICGQQAIDGDTGQVGPGIATHLSWAQASYLAEIREIDDRHMTVRRLVEDGYEVCRLQLPCVVTVVKEINEPRTPSLRGRMASKKAVFDVWTAADLQADPDKLGLAGSPTRVVKIMTPPSRTGGDKYEGDTEELADKLFDTLSSMEVI from the coding sequence TTGAATATAGCAGTCTGTATCAAACAAGTCCCCGGGACCACCGAGGTCAGGATCAACCCCGAGACCAACACCCTGGTCAGAGAAGGGGTGGAGACTCAGATCAACCCCTTTGATCTCTACGCTCTGGAAGAGGCGGTGCGGATCAAGGAACAGAGAGCCAAAGAAGGCGCCGAGACCGCGGTGACAGTGGTCACCATGGGGCCTCCCCAGGCGGACTCGGCCCTCCGGGAGGCCATCAGCCTGGGCGCCGACAAGGGCGTCCTGCTCTGCGACCGGGCCTTTGCCGGCGCGGACACCTGGTGCACCTCCTTTGCCCTTTCCCTGGCCTGCAAGAGGCTGGAGGCGGACCTGGTCATCTGCGGCCAGCAGGCCATAGACGGCGACACGGGCCAGGTGGGCCCCGGCATCGCCACCCATCTCTCCTGGGCCCAGGCCAGCTATCTGGCAGAGATCAGGGAGATAGACGACCGCCACATGACGGTCCGGCGCCTGGTGGAGGACGGCTACGAGGTGTGCCGTCTGCAGCTGCCCTGCGTGGTCACGGTGGTCAAGGAGATCAACGAGCCCCGCACTCCTTCCCTGAGGGGCAGGATGGCCAGCAAAAAAGCAGTGTTCGACGTGTGGACCGCTGCGGATCTGCAGGCGGACCCGGACAAGCTGGGTCTGGCAGGCTCCCCCACCCGGGTGGTAAAGATCATGACTCCCCCCTCCAGGACCGGAGGCGACAAATACGAAGGCGACACGGAAGAGCTGGCAGACAAGCTGTTTGACACTCTGTCATCCATGGAGGTGATATAA
- a CDS encoding electron transfer flavoprotein subunit alpha, producing MLRIDPELCKGCGLCIKACPSAALSLQDKKAVVDQDKCTLCSSCVSACRFEAMSIEISKQAAEDLSAYKGVWVFGEQRGGRVAEVVFELIGAGRRLADKRGCSLSVVLLGDRMEAAAKELAAYPVDRVLVYDHPLLKDYDAERYSRILTDAVRAEKPEILLAGATTTGRSFMSGVAISLYTGLTADCTGLEISDEGLLLQTRPAYGGNIMATITCEYSRPQMATVRHKVFPVSPKRESGEAEIVSMPVSEPLLSSRSEILEFIENVGETVNLTDANIIISGGRGLGSPENFDILKELAGEIGAAVGASRAAVDAGWIPYPHQVGQTGKTVCPKLYIACGISGAVQHLAGMSSSDTIIAINKDKDAPIFQYADYGFVGDCLEILPLLIKKIKSMRGA from the coding sequence ATGTTAAGGATAGATCCCGAGCTGTGCAAGGGCTGCGGCCTGTGTATCAAGGCCTGTCCCTCGGCTGCCTTGTCCCTGCAGGACAAAAAGGCCGTCGTGGATCAGGACAAGTGCACCCTGTGTTCCTCCTGCGTGTCCGCCTGCCGCTTTGAGGCCATGTCCATAGAGATCTCGAAGCAGGCGGCCGAAGACCTTTCCGCCTACAAGGGCGTATGGGTGTTCGGCGAACAGAGAGGCGGCAGGGTCGCCGAGGTGGTGTTTGAGCTCATAGGAGCCGGCCGCAGGCTGGCAGACAAGAGGGGCTGCAGCCTCAGCGTGGTCCTGCTGGGCGACCGTATGGAGGCCGCTGCCAAAGAGCTGGCGGCATATCCCGTGGACCGGGTGCTGGTATATGACCATCCCCTGCTGAAAGACTATGACGCCGAGCGCTATTCCCGCATCCTCACCGACGCGGTGCGCGCCGAAAAGCCTGAGATCCTGCTGGCGGGAGCCACCACCACCGGCCGTTCCTTCATGAGCGGCGTGGCCATCAGCCTGTACACGGGTCTCACGGCAGACTGCACCGGACTGGAGATCAGCGACGAAGGCCTGCTGCTCCAGACCCGCCCCGCCTACGGCGGCAACATCATGGCCACCATCACCTGCGAATACTCCAGGCCCCAGATGGCCACCGTGCGGCACAAGGTATTTCCCGTCTCTCCCAAGCGGGAGTCCGGCGAGGCGGAGATAGTCTCCATGCCTGTGAGCGAGCCCCTGCTCTCCAGCAGGAGCGAGATACTCGAATTCATAGAAAACGTGGGCGAAACGGTCAATCTGACGGACGCCAACATCATCATATCCGGCGGACGCGGTCTGGGCTCTCCCGAAAACTTTGACATCCTGAAGGAGCTGGCCGGCGAGATAGGAGCCGCCGTGGGGGCCAGCAGAGCCGCCGTTGACGCGGGCTGGATACCCTATCCCCATCAGGTGGGCCAGACCGGCAAGACCGTATGCCCCAAGCTGTATATAGCCTGCGGCATTTCCGGCGCGGTGCAGCACCTGGCGGGCATGTCCTCCTCGGACACCATCATAGCCATCAACAAGGACAAGGACGCTCCCATATTCCAGTATGCCGACTACGGCTTCGTGGGCGACTGCCTGGAGATACTGCCCTTGCTCATCAAGAAGATCAAATCCATGAGAGGCGCCTGA
- a CDS encoding tartrate dehydrogenase — translation MNTYHIAVYAGDGIGIEVTREAVKALQACQEVFGDFAFEFTEFDWGSRYWKKTGRITPEGYLRTLEGFDCILLGAVGDPANIPDRIAVTPLIEMRQTFDQYIGLRPATLMPGIKSCLEGKDYGDIDIYCVRENSEGEYINCGGRFKPGTADEVAIQTNIHTRKGVERILRYGFGVAARRGGHLTLATKSNALKFGMTFWDDVLEEIRGEYPGITVDKCYIDALCMGLVQKPEFYDTVVASNMFGDIISDLAGAVTGSIGLAPSGNVNPEKRYPSMFEPVHGSAPDIAGKNIANPIAAIRSGAMMLDHFGHREAFRLMENTVVDVLKERRVLTRDIGGSAGTREMGDYVAEKILAAR, via the coding sequence ATGAACACATACCACATCGCTGTATATGCCGGAGACGGCATCGGAATAGAGGTCACCCGGGAAGCCGTCAAGGCCCTGCAGGCCTGTCAGGAAGTATTCGGAGACTTTGCATTTGAATTCACCGAGTTCGACTGGGGCAGCCGTTATTGGAAAAAGACAGGCCGGATCACCCCCGAGGGCTATCTCAGGACTCTGGAGGGCTTTGACTGCATACTGCTGGGCGCCGTGGGCGACCCCGCCAATATCCCCGACAGGATAGCGGTGACCCCCCTCATAGAGATGCGCCAGACCTTTGACCAGTATATAGGCCTCAGGCCCGCCACCCTCATGCCCGGCATCAAAAGCTGCCTGGAGGGCAAGGACTACGGGGATATAGACATCTACTGCGTCCGGGAAAACTCCGAGGGCGAATACATCAATTGCGGCGGCCGCTTCAAGCCCGGCACCGCCGACGAAGTGGCCATACAGACCAACATACACACCCGCAAGGGAGTGGAGCGCATCCTGCGCTACGGCTTCGGCGTGGCGGCCCGGCGGGGCGGCCATCTGACTCTGGCCACCAAGTCCAACGCCCTGAAGTTCGGCATGACCTTCTGGGACGACGTGCTGGAGGAGATAAGGGGAGAATATCCCGGCATCACCGTGGACAAGTGCTACATAGACGCCCTCTGCATGGGACTGGTGCAGAAGCCGGAGTTTTACGACACGGTGGTGGCCTCCAATATGTTCGGCGACATCATCTCCGACCTGGCGGGAGCCGTCACCGGCTCCATAGGCCTGGCCCCCTCGGGCAACGTCAATCCCGAAAAACGGTATCCCTCCATGTTTGAGCCGGTCCACGGATCCGCCCCCGACATAGCCGGCAAAAACATTGCCAATCCCATAGCGGCCATCCGTTCGGGAGCCATGATGCTGGATCACTTCGGTCACAGGGAAGCCTTCAGGCTCATGGAAAACACCGTGGTGGACGTGCTGAAGGAGCGCAGGGTGCTCACCCGGGATATAGGCGGCAGTGCCGGCACCCGGGAAATGGGCGACTACGTGGCGGAAAAGATACTGGCAGCCAGATAA
- a CDS encoding S24/S26 family peptidase, translated as MTVDLDTLYPVMEEYLRQGKEVTFTITGRSMAPTLRHGRDQVTVTKPSGPLKKGDLPLYRRDNGKFILHRVVGVSGGEYMMCGDGQAACERGITDGNILAVAVGIVRNGKKIPVSSPGYRLWVSLWIGLLPVRRYLLRIIRLMRPELFVIDRDGK; from the coding sequence ATGACAGTCGATCTGGACACCCTGTATCCCGTGATGGAAGAGTATCTCCGGCAGGGCAAGGAAGTGACCTTTACCATCACCGGCAGGAGCATGGCGCCTACCCTGCGGCACGGCCGGGACCAGGTGACCGTCACAAAGCCCTCCGGGCCCCTGAAAAAGGGGGATCTGCCTCTTTACAGACGGGATAACGGCAAGTTCATACTGCACAGGGTGGTAGGCGTCAGCGGCGGCGAATACATGATGTGCGGCGACGGACAGGCGGCCTGCGAGCGCGGCATTACGGACGGCAACATACTGGCCGTGGCCGTGGGCATCGTCAGAAACGGCAAAAAAATACCGGTCTCTTCTCCGGGCTACAGGCTCTGGGTGTCACTCTGGATCGGTCTGCTGCCGGTCAGGAGATATCTGCTCCGCATCATCAGGCTCATGCGGCCGGAGCTGTTTGTCATAGACCGGGACGGGAAGTAA
- a CDS encoding PqqD family protein: MRIKDGYMLKKVAGENLLINTGPASADFSKVIKLNDTAAWMWQQIADGNSPEETAQLAAEKYSIDIEKARQDVGGFAAELVKNGLAEP, from the coding sequence ATGAGGATCAAGGACGGATATATGCTGAAAAAGGTGGCCGGTGAGAACCTGCTCATCAATACCGGGCCCGCGTCTGCCGATTTCAGCAAGGTGATCAAGCTCAACGATACGGCCGCCTGGATGTGGCAGCAGATAGCCGACGGCAATTCGCCGGAGGAAACGGCGCAGCTGGCGGCGGAGAAGTATTCCATAGACATCGAAAAAGCGCGGCAGGACGTGGGCGGCTTCGCAGCGGAGCTGGTCAAAAACGGCCTTGCCGAGCCATGA
- the ftsE gene encoding cell division ATP-binding protein FtsE, with amino-acid sequence MIKFEDVSVEYENGIPALNNISFEIAKGEFVFLIGSTGSGKSTLLKTIYKQVNPSFGAIYLDNINIGRLREKQIPMLRQQLGIVFQDYKLLPTKNLWENLAFVLRSVGRDRREIGGLISEILDFVGLASKPDAFPRELSGGEQQRAAIARALVNKPRILIADEPTGNLDPTTSMEIMEILDIINRETGMTMIIATHDKNIVNTMRKRVIQLEKGKIIRDEKEGAYDE; translated from the coding sequence ATGATCAAATTTGAAGACGTCAGCGTGGAATACGAAAACGGCATCCCCGCTCTGAACAATATATCCTTTGAGATCGCAAAGGGAGAGTTTGTATTTCTGATAGGCTCTACCGGCAGCGGCAAATCCACTTTGCTCAAAACCATTTACAAGCAGGTAAATCCCTCTTTCGGCGCCATATATCTGGACAACATCAACATAGGCAGGCTCAGGGAAAAGCAGATCCCCATGCTGCGGCAGCAGCTGGGCATAGTCTTTCAGGACTACAAGCTGCTCCCCACCAAGAACCTGTGGGAAAACCTGGCCTTTGTCCTGAGGTCCGTGGGCAGAGACCGCCGGGAGATCGGCGGACTCATATCGGAGATACTGGACTTTGTGGGCCTTGCCTCAAAGCCGGACGCTTTTCCCAGGGAGCTGTCCGGAGGCGAGCAGCAGCGGGCGGCCATAGCCCGGGCCCTGGTCAACAAGCCCAGGATCCTCATCGCCGACGAACCCACCGGCAATCTGGACCCCACCACCAGCATGGAGATCATGGAGATACTGGACATCATCAACAGGGAGACGGGCATGACCATGATCATAGCCACCCATGACAAAAACATAGTCAACACCATGCGCAAGAGAGTGATCCAGCTGGAAAAGGGCAAGATCATCAGGGACGAAAAGGAGGGCGCTTACGATGAATAA
- a CDS encoding ABC transporter permease yields MNKTLRLIEYSLTEALESIRRNGYSGLAVVSTAAFTLCILWSFVMVSVAAANYTKGQVDRFEISVFMKADATLEDAKALAAKIEDLPGVAKVTLKQKDREWENFKIKHSYLDAGGLPNDTLPYAMSVQPGSSEDTVKVAEAIRKMGNIDAVFERQEFYARILAISKVIKWTGIIGAIVLFFVCAAIIGNAIKLSIYARRLEIQTMQLVGATSAFIRSPFVYEGMFFGACGAIVGALVIIVGNNLISSNLRTFLKMTEMLQSPMPAGTVFWGMLLCGIVIGACGSISALNRFITKYATQKDPADG; encoded by the coding sequence ATGAATAAGACCCTGCGGCTCATCGAGTATTCCCTGACGGAGGCTCTGGAAAGCATCCGGCGCAACGGTTATTCGGGTCTGGCGGTGGTCAGCACCGCTGCCTTTACCCTGTGCATCCTGTGGTCCTTTGTGATGGTGAGCGTAGCGGCCGCCAACTACACCAAGGGGCAGGTGGACAGATTTGAGATCAGCGTGTTCATGAAGGCGGACGCCACTCTGGAGGACGCCAAGGCCCTGGCAGCCAAAATAGAAGACCTGCCGGGAGTGGCAAAGGTGACCCTCAAGCAAAAGGACCGGGAGTGGGAGAACTTCAAGATCAAGCACTCCTATCTGGACGCGGGCGGCCTCCCCAACGACACCCTGCCCTACGCCATGTCCGTGCAGCCCGGGTCCTCCGAGGACACTGTCAAGGTGGCCGAAGCCATCCGGAAGATGGGCAACATAGACGCCGTGTTTGAGCGGCAGGAGTTCTACGCCAGGATACTGGCCATCTCCAAGGTCATCAAGTGGACCGGCATCATAGGCGCCATAGTGCTGTTCTTCGTGTGCGCCGCCATCATAGGCAACGCCATCAAGCTCTCCATCTACGCCCGGCGGCTGGAGATACAGACCATGCAGCTGGTGGGGGCCACCTCGGCCTTCATCCGGTCTCCCTTTGTGTATGAGGGCATGTTCTTCGGCGCCTGCGGCGCCATAGTGGGAGCCCTGGTGATCATAGTGGGCAACAATCTCATATCCTCGAACCTGCGGACCTTTTTGAAGATGACCGAGATGCTGCAGTCTCCCATGCCCGCGGGCACCGTGTTCTGGGGCATGCTCCTGTGCGGCATAGTCATAGGAGCCTGCGGCAGCATCAGCGCCCTGAACCGCTTCATCACCAAATACGCCACCCAAAAGGATCCGGCAGATGGATAG
- a CDS encoding peptidoglycan DD-metalloendopeptidase family protein: MDRRLWVLLALIVCLAASPLSADTLNSQLKRVEGKIHKLSGQIKQKKIEKSAAVSRLREQDKELEKAQSRVAKSQLKVAQEKAELDAINSRLAIAQRNLDRREKLLRRRIIDIYEGGDIDYLNVFLGTTDMWDFVTHTYYIKKMIEYDAHLIREIKTERNNIIAEKAKKEAVILQLRSTEQQLIGERNKVARVSKQKRDAVQKIENDKHQLELALRAMEQESNRIEKKIQAYLRSQKGKSYYYSGPQIKGKLPLPVSGRISSKFGMRFHPIRKRTKLHTGVDIAAPTGTPIRASAAGVVISAGWAGAYGNAVILQHGGGISTLYGHCSRVLVKKGQKVSKGQVIAKVGSTGYSTGPHCHFEKRVNGKPVNPL; encoded by the coding sequence ATGGATAGACGCCTGTGGGTTTTATTGGCGCTGATAGTCTGTCTTGCCGCCTCTCCCTTGTCGGCCGACACCCTGAACAGTCAGCTGAAGAGGGTGGAGGGCAAGATCCACAAGCTGTCGGGGCAGATAAAGCAGAAAAAGATCGAAAAGAGCGCCGCCGTCTCCCGGCTGCGGGAGCAGGACAAGGAGCTGGAAAAGGCTCAGTCCAGAGTGGCCAAGAGCCAGCTGAAGGTGGCTCAGGAAAAGGCCGAGCTGGACGCCATCAACTCCCGGCTGGCCATAGCCCAGCGCAATCTGGACCGGCGGGAAAAGCTGCTCCGCAGGCGCATCATAGACATCTACGAGGGCGGCGACATAGACTATCTGAACGTGTTTCTGGGCACCACGGATATGTGGGACTTCGTCACCCACACCTACTACATCAAAAAGATGATCGAATACGACGCTCACCTTATCCGGGAGATAAAGACAGAGCGCAACAACATCATCGCCGAGAAGGCCAAAAAGGAAGCGGTCATCCTGCAGCTGCGCTCCACTGAGCAGCAGCTCATAGGCGAGCGCAACAAGGTGGCCCGGGTCTCCAAGCAAAAGAGGGACGCCGTCCAGAAGATAGAGAACGACAAGCATCAGCTGGAGCTGGCCCTCCGGGCCATGGAGCAGGAGTCCAACCGCATCGAAAAAAAGATACAGGCCTATCTCCGCAGCCAGAAGGGCAAGAGCTACTACTATTCCGGCCCCCAGATCAAGGGCAAGCTCCCCCTGCCGGTCTCCGGCCGCATCTCCAGCAAGTTCGGCATGAGGTTCCACCCCATCAGAAAGCGCACCAAGCTCCACACCGGAGTGGATATAGCGGCTCCCACGGGCACCCCCATCCGGGCCTCCGCCGCGGGAGTGGTCATATCCGCCGGCTGGGCGGGAGCCTACGGCAACGCCGTCATACTGCAGCACGGTGGAGGCATATCCACTCTGTACGGGCACTGCTCCAGAGTGCTGGTCAAAAAGGGACAAAAGGTCAGCAAGGGGCAGGTCATAGCCAAGGTAGGCAGCACGGGCTACTCCACCGGGCCTCACTGTCATTTTGAAAAAAGGGTCAACGGCAAGCCCGTGAACCCCCTGTAA
- a CDS encoding histidinol-phosphatase HisJ family protein has translation MKKTDYHIHTALSGDNTQSREALADAVLRLGLDEICITEHVDFNPEDTCYGAFDPAVHRQNGAYMASRGICCRLGCEIDYQPQYRRQIEEVIARCGFDFVMGSAHYVDNLVVFHHDEYFAGKSEREAYSRYFETELEAIRTGLFDCVAHFDLIKRWGSRFYGSFDPAPYMDLIEECLRELIARGMALEINSAGTRQDPGDFYPHRDILALYRELGGELITFGSDCHRPDHLALRYDEACSLLRSLGFRRLCTYADRQPHFYDLG, from the coding sequence ATGAAAAAGACGGACTATCACATACACACGGCTCTCTCCGGAGACAACACCCAGAGCCGGGAGGCTCTGGCAGACGCGGTCCTGCGCCTGGGCCTGGATGAGATCTGCATCACCGAGCACGTGGATTTCAATCCGGAGGACACCTGCTACGGCGCCTTTGACCCGGCAGTCCACAGGCAAAACGGCGCATATATGGCCTCCCGGGGCATCTGCTGCCGGCTGGGCTGCGAGATAGACTACCAGCCCCAATACAGACGGCAGATCGAGGAGGTCATCGCCCGGTGCGGCTTTGACTTCGTCATGGGCTCCGCTCACTACGTGGACAACCTGGTGGTCTTTCACCACGACGAATATTTTGCAGGCAAGTCCGAACGGGAGGCCTACTCCCGCTATTTCGAGACCGAGCTGGAGGCCATCAGGACCGGGCTCTTTGACTGCGTCGCCCACTTTGACCTTATCAAGCGCTGGGGCAGCCGCTTTTACGGCAGCTTTGACCCGGCCCCCTATATGGACCTCATCGAAGAGTGCCTGCGGGAGCTCATAGCCCGGGGCATGGCCCTGGAGATCAATTCCGCCGGCACCCGGCAGGACCCCGGGGATTTTTATCCCCACCGGGACATCCTGGCCCTCTACAGGGAGCTGGGAGGCGAGCTCATCACCTTTGGCTCCGACTGCCACAGGCCCGACCATCTGGCCCTCCGATACGACGAGGCTTGCAGCCTGCTCCGGAGTCTGGGCTTCCGCCGGCTCTGCACCTACGCTGACAGACAGCCCCATTTCTACGACCTCGGGTGA